GCTGTACCTGTAAAACAAAGAATAAAACACTTGATTATAAGTACACTTATTCTTGGAGTAATATCTTTATCATGGGCAATAGCAGTTGACTTGATTCCATCACAAAACAGACCTTTTGTAGGAAGCAGCACAAATAACACTGTTACTGAACTTATATTTGGACATAATGGACTGGAGAGACTTAGCAGTACTAATGGTGGTATGGGTAGAGGAGCATCAGGAAAGGGAAGAAATCCTCAATCTAAAGAATTTAGAAGTGGTTTCAGCAAAAATCAAGCAAATTCACAAAGTGGAAACAGTAATGTTCCTGGTGCAATGATACCTCTACAAAATTCGGAAAATTCTTCCAAAGGTCCACAAGGAGGTCCGGGAGGTCAGAATACACAAGGCAATTCCCAAAATCAAGGTGGTGGACCTGGCGGATCAAATGGACTTTCAGGAAGCTTTGGAGGACAGACAACAGCAGGTGTTACTAGATTATTTTCTAAAAATGTTTTGTCAGACCAGATAGTTTGGTTTTTACCTTTAGCTATATTTGGACTTGCTGCAGCTGTAATAGTAGAAAAGCTTAAATTTCCATTTGATAATAAGAAAAAATTAGGGGTAACATTATGGGCATTATGGCTGATACCTGAATTCATATATTTCAGCTGTACTAAAGGATTGTTTCATCCATATTATTTAAGTATGATGGCCCCTCCAATTGCAGCTTTATGTGGAATAGGACTTACTTCAATGTGGAAGCTATATAAGGAAGGCAGTATAAAATCATGGATAATGCCTGTAGCATTTATTGTAGAAGGATTGGTACATCTTTTGATGTTATCTTATTTTACTACTATATCCACTATTATAAAATCTATAATTATAGCAGCTATCATATTGTGTTTTGCATCTTCTGCACTGCTTATAATATACAGATTAGTCAAGAAAGGAAATTTGGAACAAGGTAATAATGAAGGGTTTGCTAAAATATTTGGAGCACTTGCACTTGTAGGAATTTTAGTAACACCTGCTATCGGCTCTGCTGCTGCTATAACTCACAGCTTGAGTTCTTTGCCTGCTGCAGGATTGGAGCTTTTATCAAATGGAAAATCGAACAATTTCATGATGATGGATGGACAGAATAGCAGTAGGAATTCAAAGCTTATAAAATTCCTTGAAAGTCATACTTCAAATGAAAAATATGCTCTTGTAGTTTCAAGTTCTGCTTCTGCTGAAGATATAATAATTGAAAGCGGCAAAAGCGTAATGGCTCTTGGAGGTTTCTCAGGATCTGACAAGATACTTTCTCTTGATCAATTTAAACAAATGGTTAAAAAAGGTGAGGTGAGATATGTACTTACAGGAGGTATGGGAGGAAGAGATTCTCAGGATATAATGAATTGGATTCAGAAAAATGGCAAAGCTGTTTCAACTACTGAATGGAAAGATACTACTAATTCTCAAGCTCAAAAAAGTGAAAGTTCTACTAATAATACTGCTAATAGTGAAATAGATAGTAACTCAACAAGAAACAGCAACTTACATTTTCAAGGAATGGGCCGCATGGACAATGAAACACTGTATGATTTAAAAGGCACTGTAAAATAGAGGTAGAGTTTCTAAACAAAAAAATAAACTTATACTCCGGATATTTTTAATAATTAAAAATTAAGAGTTAAGAATTAATAGTTATGGATGATTTTCTTCCGTTAGTACTTCAGAAAATATGAAACATAGCATCACTTATCCAAAGATTCAATAAGTTTCAAATTTAAAATTTTTCGCAGCGTAGAGGAGAAAAATTCACCTTTACTATTCATTCTTAATTATCAATTCTTAACTTAAAAATATGATTGTGTATAAGTTGATTCTTTTTATGATAATGTTATAATTAAAATGAAAATTAATGTTGTAAAATAAAATTTAATAAATAATAGTATAGGTTTAATTATATTTAATTAAAAGGGAATCAGGTAAAAATCCTGAACTATCTTGTAGCTGTATTAGGTGAATTTAAGTAGGACAAGCCACTTGTAAATAGGGAAGGCGTACTTAGATGATGAAGCTTAAGTCAGAAGACCTGCCTATATAATAGGCCATTAACTCTACAAGTGATAGGGGGCATTGTAATAAATAAAGCATTTATTACTTATGTTTTATGTGTGAATACCTTTTAACACTTAGTTAAAAGGTTTTTTAGGTATATAGTAAAGTTATATTTTAATTATAATAATATAGTTGTAATATTGGAGTTGATAAAATGATACAACTTATAGGGGTAAAAAGTGAATGTGATATTGAAATAAGGCAAAGGTTCTCTATTGTATCGTCAAAATTAGAAAATAAGTTAAAGAATGTTTATAAAATTACGGGAAACGTTTTAATTTTGAGTACTTGTAACAGAACAGAAATATATGTGGATTCTAATACACAAGGGGAAGAAATAATAAATGCTGTATTTAATGCTTTAGGTTGGAGTATAGAACTTACTACATATACCTTCTATGCAAAGAATAAAGATGCTATTAAGCATTTAATGGAAGTAAGTTGTGGTTTCCATTCTAAAATTTTGGGAGAAGATCAAATTTTAGGACAAATTAAGACTGCATATAATATGGCATTAAAAGCTAAGACTATAAAAGGACAGCTTCAGAGGCTATTTCAGAATGCAATAACTTGTGGTAAGAAGTTTAAGAATGACTGTGAAATGTATAAAATACCTGTATCTGTACCATCAATAGCTGTTAAAGAGGCAGAAAAGAGCAAAGTAAAAAGGTATATGGTAATTGGGTTTGGAGAAATAGGAAAGCTTGTACTCAAATATTTAGCTGGTTTGAATACTGAAATTGTATATATCGTAGTGCGTGATTTGAATAAAGTTAAAGACTTATATGAAAATTGTAATTGGATTAAGTTTATAACTTTTAAAGAAAGAAAAGCTTATTATAGCAATGTGGATTGTATTATAAGCTGTACTTCTGCACCTCATGCTGTAGTCTACAAAGAAGAACTTCCTAAAAAGAAATTTCTCATATTTGATCTTGCAGTACCTAAAGATGTAGATGCAGATGTATTAACTCTTCCGGATGTAAAAGTATATGACATAGATAATATAAGTAGCATTGATGAAAATAATAAGATTATGCGAAAAGAAAAGATGGAAAAGTACAGGTATATCATCAAGGAATATATAGATGAATTCATAAAATGGCAGTCCTTAGATGAGCTTTCACCGGAAATACAGAAGATGAAAAATTTCGGAAGTGAAATATGTGAAAAGAGAATAGAGACTTTTAAAAATAAAAGGTATACAAAGGATAATGAAGTACTCGTACAAACTATGATACAGAGTACAGCCAAAGTTTATATAAACAGGGCTATAGATGTATTAAAAGAAGCAAAACTTCAAGGAAAAGAAGATGAATATTTAAAGCTTATAAATAAAATATTCTGTTAATGATGAAGAAATGGAGATGTAAAACTTAATGAGAAATGATGATATATTTAATGAATCTAAATTATACATGCCAGGAGGAGTAAATAGTCCTGTTAGAGCATTTAAAGATGTGCCATTGAATCCACCTGTTATAAAGAGGGGAAAAGGAGCTTATATCTATGATGAAGATGATAATAAATACATAGATTTTGTATGTTCCTGGGGCCCTATGATTTTGGGACACTGTGATGATGATGTGGTAAAGGCTATAAAGGACACGAGTGAAAATGCTATATCTTTTGGTGCTACTACAGAGCTTGAATTGGAGCTCGCAAAATATGTATGTACTACTTTGGATAATGTAGAAATGCTTAGAATGGTAAATTCAGGAACAGAAGCAACTATGAGTGCAGTAAAGCTTGCTAGGGGATGTACTGGAAAAAATAAGATAATAAAATTTGCAGGCTGTTATCACGGCCATTTTGATGATTTTTTAGTAGAAGCAGGTTCTGGAGTCATGACAGAAGGAATTCCGGGAAGTGCTGGAGTTCCTGAAGACAGTGTAAAAAATACTCTAATAGCTAAATATAATGATCTTTCTAGTGTGGAGAAAATTTTTGAGAAACATGGCAAAGATATTGCAGCAATTATAGTGGAACCAGTAGCAGGAAATATGGGGGTAATTCCTGGAGATGCCAGTTTCTTAAAGGGGCTTCGCAGTATTTGTGATAAAAATGGAAGCTTGCTTATTTTTGATGAAGTAATGAGTGGATTTAGAGTGGCCTATAAAGGTGCTCAGAGCATTTATGGAATAAAACCAGATATAACTACTTTTGCAAAAATTATAGGAGGAGGTCTTCCTTGTGGTGCCTACGGCGGTAGAAAAGAAATTATGGAGAAACTTTCACCAATGGGACCTGTTTATCAGGCAGGAACGATGTCCGGAAATCCTCTTGTAATGGCTGCAGGAATTGCAACTTTAAAGAAATTACATGACAATCCTGATTACTATGAACATCTTGAAAAATTAGGTGCAAAATTGGAACAGGGAATAAAAGATGTAGCAAAAAAGAAGGACATAAATGTTGTAGTAAATAGGTGCGGAGCAATGTTTGCTATATTCTTTACTAAAGATTCAGAAGTTAGAAATTATGAAGATGCTAAAAAATGTGATACTGCTCTTTTTGCGAAGTATTTTCAACATATGATAAGCAAAGGCATTTATATTGCTCCTTCTCAATTTGAAGCTGTATTTTTAAATGTAAAGCATACTGAAGGGAATATTGATAAATTCTTAGAGGCATTTAGTACGTTTGAAGCCTAAAGTGTAGATTACTAAACAAAAAATAAATTTATGCTCCGAATATTTTTACAAACACAAACACGTTAAATATTTTAATAAGCCTAAGTAAAAAATTCTAAAAAAGCTAAGAACTTTTGAAAACTCGTACCTCAGACAATTCAAAAGTTCTAAGTTTTTACGAATTTTTTCCTAAGGCTTATGTACAAAATATTTAAAAGAGCATCATTATTGTAAAAATATGCCTGCGTATAAGTTGATTTTTAAGTTAGAAACTAAACCTTACAGTTTAAAAATTAAAACAAATTTTCAAATCAACTAAATTAATCTTGCTATAAGTACTATCAGATGTGAAGCAGGCACTAATATTAATTGTGCTAATATACTTCCGATAATCAATCCACCCACAATAAAAATTATGCAGCGGTTAAATTCCAATTCTGTACGTTCTCCTCTTATCACATCATCTGTCATCATAGATAAATATGGATCAATAAATATAAACATGAATATTGTTGAAATACTGTTAATTACAGATGCTAAAGTGCTGCAAGTGGTTCTTAAACTAGGATCTAAGCATCCAGCATATAATGATGATAAAATACTTATACTAGATATAGAAAATGCAATAATGTTTAATAAAATTATCTTTTTAGGAGTTTTTCTAAAGTTCCTTAATTCAGATAAATTTTCTTTTTTGGGAATTGAAATACTATTTTTAAACTGCTCAATTCCTGATTTTGAAAATGCATGAATCATCAATTTAGGTAAAGATCTATAAATACTAAATGATATAACCAATTTGCTAAATATTTTTATAAAAGTTGGCATTAAAATTGCACCAACTATTGTGGCTAAAGTAATAGAAAAAACTATCCATCTAAAAATATACAGTAAGTTACTAGAATGACCTGTATTTATGCCATTTTCAATAGTTTTTGCTAACAATGGAGCTTGAATAGTATTAGCTGTTCTTTGTATAAGTACAAAAATATTAAATACAGCAAAAGATACTGCAATTCTACCAGTTTTTATTCCCACAGTTCTAGTAGAATATGCTAATGTTCCTATAACATAAATAATAAAAGTTAGGATAAAAACTAAATATACTTGTATTGTCATTTTTCTTACCACCTTAGGGCTTTTATTAGTTTATTTCATAAATTTGTATATGCAAATTATATCACAATTTTAATTTTGATAGGAACTTATAAAATGAAAATAGTACATACATATATAAAGGTGGATAGTCACCAGACCTTGCATTTGTATAAAATTAAGAAATTTTCCACTTTATAATGATACTTAGTTTGTTGTCTTTTAAATTAGCAGTAATGCTGTGTCCCATCTGTTCAACCAAAGCTTTTGTTATGGCAAGACCTAATCCAGTGTTTTTACCTGTTCTCGTACGATCTCCTGTAAAAAATCGTTCAAATAGGTGATCTATATCGTCTGGTTTTAAGTTATCGGCATTATTCGCAAATGTAGTTACAATGTAATTTCCATCTTTTTTTAGAGATACGGAAATAAACTTATTACCGTGTTTTAAAGCATTTTGAATGAGATTTGAAAATACACGTCTTATTGCATTTTCATCTCCTATAATTTCAGATACACTTTCATCAATTTCAATTAAAGGTTCAATTTCTTTATTTGTAAAATCGTTGTAAAAAGATGCTATTAGTTCGCAGAGTATATTTGAAAGTGAGATAGACTCTAATTCAAAAGCATATTCATTAGCTTCAAGCCTTGATAGGTCAAAAAAACCTGATATAAGCATTTTTAAAGATTTTGCACGATTTAGTATGATGTCCATATATTCATTTTTTTCATCTTTTGATAGGTCATCACTTTTTATAAGTTGAATATATCCTATAATGGAGGTAAGGGGAGTACGCAGGTCATGGGAAATGTTTGCTATAGCCTGCCTGAGTTCCATATCCATATGTTTGTACTTTACTTCTGTCTGCTGTTTTTTATCTATATTTTTGTTTATTTCTATGGCTAAATTTTGAAGACTGCGGTTTTGAAAGGACAATGTCACTTTTTGGTTTGTATCTATGTCGTTTATTTTCTTCAAGTTGACAGTTATATGTTTGATTTCACTTCTTGTAAGAAAAAGCAGGGTGATACTTATACCTGCCAAAATTCCTAATAAAATTATAATAAACAAGTACATATATATCACCCTTTCAAGTTATTTGATTTCCATTTTTCTAAATATTATAATACCTATTATAGTAAAAATAATAGTATATGCAAATCCCAGTCCTGCAGAAGGGAGCATTTGCAGCAAAGTTAAGTTTGGATTTTTTATTGGAGTTAGCGCATTTATGTTAGTAGTAATTAAAATGTTGTAAATTCCATAAAATTTATTGGATACAAGTGCACAAAGCAATTTTATAAAATTGCCCATTAAAGCAAATATAGCTGCATAAGTATAGGCATATGCATATTGATTTTTTAATATAAAGCTGAGGAATACACCAAAACTAATTGCAGCTATATAAAGTGGTATGGCGCATAAAATCCTTAATGATAAGTTTATTAAAAATGCAGGACTTAAATTTCCGGGTTTAAGAAATAAAAAGGTGCTTCCTACAAAAAAAATTAATACTAATAAGCAGGTTATAAAAGATAAAATTATAGGAATAATTACTTTTGAAATATATAGTTTTTCTCTTGATAAGCCTGAAACCATTACATTTCTTAAGGTTTTATCCTTTAATTCTTCTGTGACATCAATATACATCATAACTAGAAAAACTACTGCAGGAAGGCAGCTCATAGCCATATCCAGAGATTCAAAAACTGTGACTTTAGGACCTGTAAATAGTGCATTTGCGCTCACTGATAGTAAAACTAGGACTAATAGAGTAACTTTATAAGAAAGTCTATTTAAACCTTTGTAAAGTTCAGCTTTTATATAATTAAGCATTGATGTCACCTCCAATTAAATCCATGAAGTAATTTTCTAGATTTCCACATGTCTTACTTATGGAATATACTTTAATACCATTTTTTATAAAAGCTTCACTTATCATTTCAGGCTTATCTAGGTATTTAAAAATCTTAATTTCGTTCTCAGGAAGCACTTGATAGGAAGTGCAGTTTAAATTCTTTTCAAGTATAAGAGAAGCATGAGCTGCATCGTCTACTTTTACCGACAAATATTCTCTGCACTTTTCCTCTAAATCCTTTGCAGAAATCTGTTCTATGAGTTTCCCATTATCTATAAAGCCATAAGTAGTAGCAAGCTGAGAAAGTTCTCCCAAAATGTGGCTTGAAATTAATATAGTTGTATTTTTTTCTCTGTTTAATTTTTTTAATATATCTCTAAACATTACTATTCCAACAGGATCAAGACCATTTATAGGTTCATCTAAAATTAAAAAATCTGGACTTGCAATTAAAGCTAGGGCCAGGCCAAGACGCTGCTTCATGCCAAGAGAATAATGTTTGAATTTTTTATTACCTGTATCTGAAAGACCCACTATATTAAGCACTTTATCCACACAGTCTTTTTCAGGAATTCCTTTTTGAATTCTATAGTATTCAAGATTTTTTTTGCCTGAGAGGTAAGGAAAAAAGCTGGGTGTTTCTATTATGCAGCCTGTTCTCATTCGCTCTTTGTTTAATTCGTCTTTGCTGGTTCTTGAAAATAATTCTATTTCACCGTTATCTTTCAAAGAAAGACCTGTTATTATTCTCATAAGGGTTGTCTTGCCAGCGCCATTTTTGCCGACAAGACCGTATATGTCACCTTTACTTATTTTAATATTTACATTATCAAGTGCCTTGTGATTTTTGTATTTTTTAGTAAGATTTTTTGTATGAAGCACTAAATTATTCATGATATCAACCTCCGTTTTCTTGTTGATTTTATATTAGAACAAAATCAGCAAGATACATTAA
The genomic region above belongs to Clostridium sp. AWRP and contains:
- a CDS encoding glycosyltransferase family 39 protein — protein: MKRLKFTKERFALCIILAISAILNFANLTIEGYGNGYYAAGVKSMLMNFKNFFFVSFDPAGFVSIDKPPLGFWIQTISAKIFGFSGWSILFPEALAGVISVGILYYIVKRSFGEIAGLISALCLAITPVFVSTSRNNTIDNLLIVTLLFACLFLSKAAEKGKLKYLIISLVLVGLGFNIKMLQAYMIAPALYITYLISSAVPVKQRIKHLIISTLILGVISLSWAIAVDLIPSQNRPFVGSSTNNTVTELIFGHNGLERLSSTNGGMGRGASGKGRNPQSKEFRSGFSKNQANSQSGNSNVPGAMIPLQNSENSSKGPQGGPGGQNTQGNSQNQGGGPGGSNGLSGSFGGQTTAGVTRLFSKNVLSDQIVWFLPLAIFGLAAAVIVEKLKFPFDNKKKLGVTLWALWLIPEFIYFSCTKGLFHPYYLSMMAPPIAALCGIGLTSMWKLYKEGSIKSWIMPVAFIVEGLVHLLMLSYFTTISTIIKSIIIAAIILCFASSALLIIYRLVKKGNLEQGNNEGFAKIFGALALVGILVTPAIGSAAAITHSLSSLPAAGLELLSNGKSNNFMMMDGQNSSRNSKLIKFLESHTSNEKYALVVSSSASAEDIIIESGKSVMALGGFSGSDKILSLDQFKQMVKKGEVRYVLTGGMGGRDSQDIMNWIQKNGKAVSTTEWKDTTNSQAQKSESSTNNTANSEIDSNSTRNSNLHFQGMGRMDNETLYDLKGTVK
- the hemA gene encoding glutamyl-tRNA reductase produces the protein MIQLIGVKSECDIEIRQRFSIVSSKLENKLKNVYKITGNVLILSTCNRTEIYVDSNTQGEEIINAVFNALGWSIELTTYTFYAKNKDAIKHLMEVSCGFHSKILGEDQILGQIKTAYNMALKAKTIKGQLQRLFQNAITCGKKFKNDCEMYKIPVSVPSIAVKEAEKSKVKRYMVIGFGEIGKLVLKYLAGLNTEIVYIVVRDLNKVKDLYENCNWIKFITFKERKAYYSNVDCIISCTSAPHAVVYKEELPKKKFLIFDLAVPKDVDADVLTLPDVKVYDIDNISSIDENNKIMRKEKMEKYRYIIKEYIDEFIKWQSLDELSPEIQKMKNFGSEICEKRIETFKNKRYTKDNEVLVQTMIQSTAKVYINRAIDVLKEAKLQGKEDEYLKLINKIFC
- the hemL gene encoding glutamate-1-semialdehyde 2,1-aminomutase translates to MRNDDIFNESKLYMPGGVNSPVRAFKDVPLNPPVIKRGKGAYIYDEDDNKYIDFVCSWGPMILGHCDDDVVKAIKDTSENAISFGATTELELELAKYVCTTLDNVEMLRMVNSGTEATMSAVKLARGCTGKNKIIKFAGCYHGHFDDFLVEAGSGVMTEGIPGSAGVPEDSVKNTLIAKYNDLSSVEKIFEKHGKDIAAIIVEPVAGNMGVIPGDASFLKGLRSICDKNGSLLIFDEVMSGFRVAYKGAQSIYGIKPDITTFAKIIGGGLPCGAYGGRKEIMEKLSPMGPVYQAGTMSGNPLVMAAGIATLKKLHDNPDYYEHLEKLGAKLEQGIKDVAKKKDINVVVNRCGAMFAIFFTKDSEVRNYEDAKKCDTALFAKYFQHMISKGIYIAPSQFEAVFLNVKHTEGNIDKFLEAFSTFEA
- a CDS encoding lipid II flippase Amj family protein — translated: MTIQVYLVFILTFIIYVIGTLAYSTRTVGIKTGRIAVSFAVFNIFVLIQRTANTIQAPLLAKTIENGINTGHSSNLLYIFRWIVFSITLATIVGAILMPTFIKIFSKLVISFSIYRSLPKLMIHAFSKSGIEQFKNSISIPKKENLSELRNFRKTPKKIILLNIIAFSISSISILSSLYAGCLDPSLRTTCSTLASVINSISTIFMFIFIDPYLSMMTDDVIRGERTELEFNRCIIFIVGGLIIGSILAQLILVPASHLIVLIARLI
- a CDS encoding HAMP domain-containing sensor histidine kinase — translated: MYLFIIILLGILAGISITLLFLTRSEIKHITVNLKKINDIDTNQKVTLSFQNRSLQNLAIEINKNIDKKQQTEVKYKHMDMELRQAIANISHDLRTPLTSIIGYIQLIKSDDLSKDEKNEYMDIILNRAKSLKMLISGFFDLSRLEANEYAFELESISLSNILCELIASFYNDFTNKEIEPLIEIDESVSEIIGDENAIRRVFSNLIQNALKHGNKFISVSLKKDGNYIVTTFANNADNLKPDDIDHLFERFFTGDRTRTGKNTGLGLAITKALVEQMGHSITANLKDNKLSIIIKWKIS
- a CDS encoding ABC transporter permease subunit — its product is MLNYIKAELYKGLNRLSYKVTLLVLVLLSVSANALFTGPKVTVFESLDMAMSCLPAVVFLVMMYIDVTEELKDKTLRNVMVSGLSREKLYISKVIIPIILSFITCLLVLIFFVGSTFLFLKPGNLSPAFLINLSLRILCAIPLYIAAISFGVFLSFILKNQYAYAYTYAAIFALMGNFIKLLCALVSNKFYGIYNILITTNINALTPIKNPNLTLLQMLPSAGLGFAYTIIFTIIGIIIFRKMEIK
- a CDS encoding ATP-binding cassette domain-containing protein; translation: MNNLVLHTKNLTKKYKNHKALDNVNIKISKGDIYGLVGKNGAGKTTLMRIITGLSLKDNGEIELFSRTSKDELNKERMRTGCIIETPSFFPYLSGKKNLEYYRIQKGIPEKDCVDKVLNIVGLSDTGNKKFKHYSLGMKQRLGLALALIASPDFLILDEPINGLDPVGIVMFRDILKKLNREKNTTILISSHILGELSQLATTYGFIDNGKLIEQISAKDLEEKCREYLSVKVDDAAHASLILEKNLNCTSYQVLPENEIKIFKYLDKPEMISEAFIKNGIKVYSISKTCGNLENYFMDLIGGDINA